In one Sphingomonas hankookensis genomic region, the following are encoded:
- a CDS encoding manganese catalase family protein codes for MYYHDKRLQYPVTVDKPNPAFARMLQQAIGGVEGEIRVCMQYFFQAWGNRAPTTTYRDMLLHTATEEIGHIEMLATAVAMNLETAPASVQEEGAADSIVGAVMGGGSAKASIEGMIHKNLLTGGLAAMPIDSDGVPFNMSHIYASGNVAADMYCNVAAESTGRVLAVRLFNATDDDGMKKMLHYMIARDTMHQQQWLAVLEELGGASANLPVPNSFPQDMEDQANNYNFYATSVDGTYPEGRWTAGPTMDGRDEFTVFQNKPLGQEPVLGPARPDSGAQDQQIG; via the coding sequence ATGTACTATCACGACAAGCGCCTGCAGTACCCGGTCACCGTCGACAAGCCCAACCCGGCATTCGCGCGGATGCTGCAACAGGCCATCGGCGGGGTCGAGGGCGAGATTCGCGTCTGCATGCAGTATTTCTTCCAGGCATGGGGCAACCGCGCGCCCACCACCACCTATCGCGACATGCTGCTCCACACCGCGACCGAGGAGATCGGCCATATCGAGATGCTGGCCACCGCGGTTGCCATGAACCTCGAAACCGCACCGGCGTCGGTGCAGGAGGAAGGTGCCGCGGACTCGATCGTCGGCGCGGTCATGGGCGGCGGCAGCGCCAAGGCGTCGATCGAGGGCATGATCCACAAGAACCTGTTGACGGGCGGCCTGGCGGCAATGCCGATCGATTCCGACGGCGTGCCTTTCAACATGAGCCACATCTATGCCAGCGGGAACGTCGCCGCCGACATGTACTGCAACGTCGCGGCGGAAAGCACCGGGCGGGTGCTGGCGGTCCGGCTGTTCAACGCGACCGACGACGACGGCATGAAGAAGATGCTGCACTACATGATCGCGCGCGACACCATGCACCAGCAGCAATGGCTGGCCGTGCTGGAGGAACTGGGCGGCGCCTCGGCCAACCTGCCCGTCCCCAACTCTTTCCCGCAGGACATGGAGGATCAGGCGAACAACTATAACTTCTACGCGACCTCGGTCGACGGCACGTACCCCGAAGGGCGCTGGACCGCCGGCCCGACGATGGACGGCCGCGACGAATTCACCGTGTTCCAGAACAAGCCGCTCGGCCAGGAACCGGTGCTGGGTCCCGCGCGCCCTGACAGCGGCGCACAGGACCAGCAGATCGGCTGA
- a CDS encoding MBL fold metallo-hydrolase produces the protein MRIHHLNCGSDCPLGGALFDGRSHGLLGHLVCHCLLIETDAHGLVLVDTGYGLRDVAHAHARPDPRITLPWRMLLNIRLREEETAIRQIEALGFRAQDVRHIVLTHLDFDHAGGLEDFPHATVHVMQREYDDATRPKTGIVARNRWRTRQFDDVRHWRGYGAPGEPWFGFDAVRDLDGLPSDILLVPLPGHSWGHAGVAVRGDDGRWLLHAGDAYFYRGEMRRARRRCTPGLRAYQRLMQVDADRRMANQERLRALSVDQRGDFSIVCAHDPVELEHCQAGTPL, from the coding sequence ATGCGAATCCATCACCTGAACTGCGGCAGCGACTGCCCCCTGGGCGGGGCGCTGTTCGACGGGCGCAGCCACGGGCTGCTCGGCCATCTCGTCTGCCATTGCCTGTTGATCGAAACCGACGCGCACGGGCTGGTACTGGTCGATACCGGCTATGGCCTGCGCGACGTCGCCCATGCCCATGCCCGCCCCGATCCGCGCATCACCCTGCCATGGCGGATGCTGCTCAACATCCGCCTGCGCGAGGAAGAAACCGCCATTCGCCAGATCGAGGCGCTCGGCTTTCGCGCACAGGACGTGCGGCACATCGTGCTGACCCATCTCGATTTCGATCACGCCGGCGGGCTGGAGGATTTCCCGCACGCGACCGTCCACGTCATGCAGCGTGAATATGACGACGCGACCAGACCCAAGACCGGCATCGTCGCGCGCAATCGCTGGCGCACGCGCCAGTTCGACGACGTCCGTCATTGGCGCGGCTATGGTGCGCCGGGCGAGCCGTGGTTCGGTTTCGACGCGGTCCGCGATCTCGACGGGTTACCGTCCGACATCCTCCTCGTCCCCTTACCCGGGCATAGCTGGGGCCATGCCGGGGTGGCCGTACGCGGCGATGACGGCCGGTGGCTGCTCCACGCCGGCGACGCCTATTTCTACCGGGGCGAGATGCGTCGGGCGCGCCGCCGCTGCACCCCCGGGCTGCGCGCCTATCAGCGCTTGATGCAGGTCGATGCCGATCGCCGCATGGCGAACCAGGAGCGCCTGCGCGCCCTGTCCGTCGACCAACGGGGCGACTTCAGCATCGTGTGTGCCCATGATCCGGTCGAGCTGGAGCACTGTCAGGCCGGAACGCCGCTCTGA
- a CDS encoding S9 family peptidase: MRTSILLGSLSGAALLSIAGAAYAAPTGDVPLIERTKLFGNPTRTNGRLSPDGKWLAFIAPQGGVQNIWVAPVDRPNEARALTAETKRPIRSYFWSPDSRQILFVNDKGGDENFLLYGVDLTTGRQRALTPFEKTTVQVIGMSDTIKDRILLGVNNRDPRWHDVQELNLATGKLTPVLQNDGYAGFITDDQLRVRIAVKPRADSGMDYYRVTDNKVEATPFTRVDYEDASTTIPYGFTTDGKTLYWGDARGRDTVALLAQDMATGKFTTIGASDRADVGAGLTNPKTGVVEAYSVNFHRNEYVPVGEAVKADLAFLKAQNKGEFYIGTRTDADDKWLVTFDPVSAPSSTWLYDRRARKLTALYTPRPELVGAPLVGMEPVDIPTRDGLSMVSYLTRPKGATGATPMVLLVHGGPWGRDSYGYNGYHQWLANRGYAVLSVNFRASTGFGKKFVQAGDRQWGRKMHDDLIDAVDWAVKRGVTTSDKVAIMGGSYGGYATLAGLTMTPDKFACGVDIVGPSNLFTLLKTIPPYWEAGKQQMYRRMGDPTTPEGQALLKERSPLTYADAIKRPLLIGQGANDPRVNVAESDQIVAAMQAKKIPVTYVVFPDEGHGFARPANNIAFNAVAENFLAKCLGGRAEPIGGALAASTAQVKAGSVEGAVAPGAKGN, encoded by the coding sequence ATGCGTACGTCAATTCTGCTGGGATCGTTGAGCGGGGCGGCACTGCTGTCGATCGCGGGCGCGGCCTATGCCGCCCCGACGGGCGACGTGCCGCTGATCGAGCGTACCAAGCTCTTCGGCAACCCCACGCGCACCAACGGCCGGCTGTCGCCCGATGGCAAATGGCTCGCCTTCATCGCGCCGCAGGGGGGCGTGCAGAACATCTGGGTCGCGCCGGTCGACCGCCCGAACGAAGCCCGCGCCCTGACCGCCGAGACGAAGCGCCCGATCCGATCCTATTTCTGGTCGCCGGATTCGCGGCAGATCCTGTTCGTGAACGACAAGGGCGGCGACGAGAATTTCCTGCTCTACGGCGTCGACCTGACGACCGGCCGGCAACGGGCGCTGACTCCGTTCGAAAAGACGACCGTGCAGGTCATCGGCATGTCCGACACGATCAAGGACCGTATCCTCCTCGGCGTCAACAATCGCGACCCGCGCTGGCACGACGTACAGGAACTGAACCTGGCCACCGGCAAGTTGACGCCGGTGCTTCAGAATGACGGCTATGCCGGCTTCATCACCGACGACCAGCTGCGCGTGCGCATCGCCGTAAAGCCGCGCGCCGACAGCGGCATGGACTATTACCGGGTGACCGACAACAAGGTGGAGGCGACCCCCTTCACCCGCGTCGATTATGAAGATGCCTCGACGACCATCCCCTATGGTTTCACCACCGATGGCAAGACGCTCTATTGGGGCGACGCCCGCGGCCGCGATACCGTCGCGCTGCTGGCGCAGGACATGGCGACCGGGAAGTTCACCACCATCGGCGCGAGCGACCGGGCCGATGTCGGCGCCGGGCTGACCAATCCGAAGACCGGCGTCGTGGAGGCGTATTCCGTCAACTTCCACCGCAATGAATATGTCCCGGTCGGCGAAGCGGTGAAGGCGGACCTCGCCTTCCTGAAGGCGCAGAACAAGGGCGAATTCTATATCGGCACCCGCACCGATGCCGACGACAAATGGCTCGTCACCTTCGATCCGGTCAGCGCGCCGTCGTCCACCTGGCTCTACGACCGTCGCGCCCGCAAACTGACCGCGCTCTACACCCCGCGTCCCGAACTGGTCGGCGCACCGCTGGTCGGCATGGAACCGGTCGACATTCCGACCCGCGACGGGCTGTCGATGGTCAGCTATCTGACCCGGCCCAAAGGCGCGACCGGCGCCACGCCGATGGTGCTGCTCGTCCATGGCGGACCCTGGGGCCGCGACAGCTATGGCTATAACGGCTATCACCAATGGCTCGCCAATCGCGGCTATGCGGTGCTGTCGGTCAACTTCCGTGCCTCGACCGGGTTCGGGAAGAAATTCGTGCAGGCCGGCGACCGGCAATGGGGCCGCAAGATGCACGACGACCTGATCGACGCCGTCGACTGGGCGGTGAAGCGCGGTGTCACGACCAGCGACAAGGTCGCGATCATGGGCGGTTCCTATGGCGGCTATGCGACGCTCGCCGGGCTGACGATGACGCCCGACAAGTTCGCCTGCGGCGTCGATATCGTCGGCCCGTCGAACCTGTTCACCCTGCTCAAGACCATTCCGCCCTATTGGGAGGCGGGCAAGCAGCAGATGTACCGCCGCATGGGCGATCCGACCACGCCGGAGGGTCAGGCGCTGCTGAAGGAACGCAGCCCGCTGACCTATGCCGATGCGATCAAGCGGCCGCTGCTGATCGGACAGGGCGCCAACGATCCCCGCGTCAACGTGGCCGAAAGCGACCAGATCGTCGCCGCGATGCAGGCGAAGAAGATTCCGGTCACCTATGTCGTCTTTCCCGACGAAGGCCATGGCTTCGCCCGCCCGGCGAACAACATCGCCTTCAACGCGGTGGCGGAGAATTTCCTCGCCAAATGCCTCGGCGGCCGCGCCGAACCGATCGGCGGCGCGCTGGCCGCCTCGACCGCGCAGGTGAAGGCCGGCAGTGTAGAGGGCGCGGTAGCGCCGGGCGCCAAGGGCAACTGA
- a CDS encoding nitrate reductase encodes MTVRTTCAYCGVGCGIRATVTGERSVRIEGDLDHPANRGKLCSKGTHLGETVGLEGRLLHPMIGKRRASWDKALDQVARRFRETIERHGPGSVAFYVSGQLLTEDYYVANKLMKGFIGSAHIDTNSRLCMSSAVAGHMRAFGEDVVPASYDDLDVADLIVLIGSNTAWCHPIVYQRIRARCDAGARLVVIDPRRTETAEQADLDLAIRPGSDVALMNGLLAWCREAGALDTDFLDRHVMTPDGFWEQVGEGSDLWSVARACDVPAADLRRFYEWFAATPRTVTMFSQGVNQSLTGTDQVNAIINVHLATGRIGKPGAQPFSITGQPNAMGGREVGGLASTLAAHMDFAEENRALVQRFWASPTMATKPGLKAVDLFRELGHGRIKALWVMATNPAVSMPDAGRVREALAGCPFVVVSDVIADTDTSAFAHVRLPAAAWGEKDGTVTNSDRTVSRQRALFPLPGEAKPDWWIIKEVARRMGWKTAFAYDRPAEIWREHVRLSTYRNDGKRLFSLAGHGAGGNAEYDAMTPFRWGGKPFADGRFPTGDGRAKLVKVTQKAISEPLKDWPLTLNTGRYRDQWHTMTRTGLAPKLARHREEPLVEVHPDDARRLELVDGGLARLATPQGESLYRVQVTDSQRPGELFTPIHWTDRTSSGGRTGLLPRPLTDPVSGQPGFKSTPANIGAVATEWRGFLIVAGEPVRRPDCLWATRVAVPAGSLWELAGNGDAARLEACLPAGERIEAVDRARGTRRIAVLAEGRLVAALFVTERGELPSRDWLIGQLSEAQAAPTVLAGRAPGAAVDRGPIICSCFDIGMRTIVAAIRDQRLADVAAIGAAIGAGTNCGSCRPALARLLTEEKTHAA; translated from the coding sequence ATGACTGTACGCACCACCTGCGCCTATTGCGGCGTCGGCTGCGGCATTCGCGCGACCGTCACCGGTGAGCGCAGCGTGCGGATCGAGGGCGATCTGGACCACCCGGCCAATCGCGGGAAGCTTTGTTCCAAGGGCACGCACCTGGGCGAGACGGTCGGGCTGGAGGGGCGGTTGCTCCATCCGATGATCGGTAAGCGGCGGGCGAGTTGGGACAAGGCGCTCGATCAGGTCGCGCGCCGGTTCCGCGAGACGATCGAGCGGCATGGGCCGGGCAGCGTCGCCTTCTATGTCTCGGGCCAGCTGCTGACCGAGGATTATTACGTCGCCAACAAGCTGATGAAGGGGTTCATCGGGTCGGCGCATATCGACACCAATTCGCGGCTGTGCATGTCGAGCGCGGTGGCCGGGCACATGCGGGCATTCGGCGAGGATGTCGTTCCGGCATCCTATGACGATCTCGACGTCGCCGACCTGATCGTGCTCATCGGGTCGAACACCGCATGGTGCCATCCGATCGTCTATCAACGGATCCGGGCGCGCTGCGATGCGGGCGCCAGGCTGGTCGTGATCGATCCGCGCCGCACCGAGACCGCCGAGCAGGCCGACCTGGACCTCGCCATCCGGCCGGGCAGCGATGTGGCGTTGATGAATGGGCTGCTGGCGTGGTGTCGCGAGGCGGGGGCGCTCGATACCGATTTCCTCGACCGGCATGTGATGACGCCCGACGGCTTTTGGGAGCAGGTGGGTGAGGGCAGCGACCTGTGGTCGGTTGCCCGGGCCTGCGATGTGCCTGCCGCCGATCTGCGCCGCTTCTACGAATGGTTCGCGGCGACTCCGCGGACCGTGACCATGTTCAGCCAGGGGGTGAACCAGTCGCTGACCGGCACCGACCAGGTGAACGCGATCATCAACGTCCACCTCGCGACCGGGCGTATCGGCAAGCCCGGCGCGCAGCCCTTTTCGATCACGGGGCAGCCCAATGCAATGGGTGGGCGCGAGGTCGGCGGGCTCGCCTCGACGCTGGCGGCGCACATGGATTTTGCCGAGGAAAACCGGGCGCTCGTCCAACGCTTCTGGGCGTCGCCGACCATGGCGACCAAGCCGGGGCTGAAGGCGGTCGACCTGTTCCGCGAGCTGGGCCATGGCCGGATCAAGGCGTTGTGGGTGATGGCGACCAACCCCGCCGTGTCGATGCCCGATGCGGGGCGGGTGCGCGAAGCGCTGGCGGGGTGTCCGTTCGTGGTGGTGAGCGACGTGATCGCCGACACCGATACGTCGGCCTTTGCCCATGTCCGGCTGCCGGCGGCGGCGTGGGGGGAGAAGGACGGGACGGTCACCAACAGCGACCGGACGGTCAGTCGCCAGCGGGCGCTGTTCCCGCTGCCGGGCGAAGCGAAGCCCGACTGGTGGATCATCAAGGAAGTCGCCCGGCGCATGGGGTGGAAGACCGCCTTCGCCTACGACCGGCCGGCGGAGATCTGGCGCGAGCATGTCCGGCTGTCGACCTATCGCAATGACGGTAAGCGGCTGTTTTCGCTGGCCGGGCACGGTGCGGGCGGCAATGCCGAGTATGATGCGATGACGCCGTTCCGGTGGGGGGGCAAGCCGTTTGCGGATGGGCGCTTCCCGACCGGGGACGGGCGGGCGAAGTTGGTGAAGGTTACGCAGAAGGCGATTTCGGAGCCGCTCAAGGACTGGCCGCTGACGCTGAACACCGGGCGGTACCGGGATCAGTGGCATACGATGACGCGGACCGGATTGGCGCCGAAGTTGGCACGGCATCGCGAGGAGCCGCTGGTCGAGGTGCATCCGGACGACGCCCGCCGGCTGGAACTGGTCGATGGCGGCCTGGCGCGGTTGGCGACGCCGCAGGGGGAGAGCCTGTACCGGGTGCAGGTCACCGACAGCCAGCGGCCGGGCGAGCTGTTCACCCCGATCCATTGGACCGACCGGACGTCGAGCGGCGGGCGCACGGGGTTGCTGCCGCGGCCGTTGACCGATCCGGTTTCCGGCCAGCCGGGGTTCAAGTCGACCCCCGCCAACATCGGCGCGGTTGCCACCGAATGGCGCGGCTTCCTGATCGTCGCGGGCGAGCCGGTGCGCCGTCCCGACTGCCTGTGGGCGACGCGGGTGGCGGTGCCGGCGGGGAGCCTGTGGGAGCTGGCCGGCAATGGCGATGCCGCGCGGCTGGAGGCGTGCCTGCCGGCCGGCGAGCGGATCGAGGCGGTCGACCGGGCGCGGGGCACGCGGCGGATCGCGGTGCTGGCCGAAGGGCGGCTGGTCGCCGCGCTGTTCGTGACCGAGCGCGGGGAGCTGCCGAGCCGCGACTGGCTGATCGGGCAACTGAGCGAGGCGCAGGCCGCGCCGACGGTGCTGGCCGGACGTGCGCCGGGCGCGGCGGTCGATCGTGGGCCGATCATCTGTTCCTGTTTCGATATCGGCATGCGGACCATCGTCGCAGCGATCCGGGATCAACGGCTGGCCGATGTCGCCGCGATCGGCGCGGCGATCGGCGCCGGGACCAATTGTGGATCGTGTCGCCCGGCACTCGCCCGCCTGCTTACCGAGGAGAAGACCCATGCCGCATGA
- the nirD gene encoding nitrite reductase small subunit NirD, giving the protein MIGEWLDIGWVEEIPLRGSRTVQVDGGDDIAVFRTGEGKVFALRDRCPHKHGKLSQGIVHGGAVACPLHNWRISLTTGEALGEDRGCTPTVPVKVSGGRVLICRASTLQAAA; this is encoded by the coding sequence ATGATCGGCGAGTGGCTCGATATCGGCTGGGTCGAGGAAATCCCCCTGCGCGGCAGCCGCACGGTGCAGGTTGATGGCGGCGACGATATCGCGGTGTTCCGCACCGGCGAGGGCAAGGTGTTCGCGCTGCGCGACCGTTGCCCGCACAAGCATGGCAAGCTGTCGCAGGGGATCGTCCATGGCGGCGCGGTGGCGTGCCCGCTGCATAACTGGAGGATTTCACTGACGACCGGCGAAGCGCTGGGCGAGGATCGCGGGTGTACGCCGACCGTGCCGGTCAAGGTGAGCGGTGGACGGGTGCTGATCTGTCGGGCTTCCACGTTGCAGGCGGCGGCGTGA
- the nirB gene encoding nitrite reductase large subunit NirB, with amino-acid sequence MQHEPIQSPQGDTREHLIVIGNGMAGCRAVEELLARDPNRYRVTIFGAEPLVNYNRIMLSPVLAGEKTFDEIVINGLDWYADNGITLLSGDPVIAIDRAARTVTSRSGLTLDYDRLLIATGSDPFIIPVPGKDLPGVISFRDMKDVEHMLAAADRGGSAVVIGGGLLGLEAAHGLSLRGMKVTVLHIMPTLMERQLDEAAGWLLKTALEARGQTILTGADTAAIVGDGRVEAVHLKDGTVIPADLVVMAVGIRPSVALARETGLDVGRGIKVDDHMVTSDPNVLAVGECVEHDGQVYGLVAPLWDMCRALADGLVEAPSGYKPAATSTKLKVAGLDVFSAGDFSGGDGAEDIVLRDASRGIYKRVVVRDDRIVGAVLYGDTADGNWYFDLLKKGESVADIRDALIFGQAFASGGGQADPKAAVAALSDDAEICGCNGVSKGKVFACIDGGAHSLDAVRSGCKASASCGSCTGIVESLLALRLGGEVEAGPKTMCKCTSFGHDDVRREIVAQDMRSIPEVMQKLHWSTPDGCSSCRPALNYYLLCALPGEYKDDQQSRFVNERMHANIQKDGTYSVVPRMWGGLTNPTELRAIADVVEKFNAPMVKVTGGQRLDIFGIKKEDLPAVWADLNAAGMVSGHAYGKSLRTVKTCVGSEWCRFGTQDSTGLGVKIERATWGSWMPHKFKIAVSGCPRNCAEATIKDFGIVCVDSGYELHVGGNGGIKVRATDLLCKVATEAEAMEMCAAFIQLYREEARYLERTAPWIERVGLTYIQSRLLPDADARAELARRFVHSQQFSQDDPWAARVAGEEREIHTPMARFQPVGEMA; translated from the coding sequence ATGCAACACGAACCCATCCAAAGCCCGCAAGGCGACACCCGCGAGCACTTGATCGTCATCGGCAACGGCATGGCGGGATGCCGCGCGGTCGAGGAATTGCTGGCGCGCGATCCGAACCGGTACCGGGTAACGATCTTCGGTGCCGAACCGCTGGTGAACTATAACCGCATCATGCTGTCGCCGGTGCTGGCCGGCGAGAAGACGTTTGACGAGATCGTCATCAACGGCCTCGACTGGTATGCCGACAATGGGATCACGCTGCTGAGCGGCGATCCGGTGATCGCCATCGACCGCGCCGCGCGGACGGTGACCAGCCGCAGCGGCCTGACGCTCGACTATGACCGGCTGCTGATCGCGACCGGGTCCGATCCGTTCATCATCCCGGTGCCCGGCAAGGACCTGCCCGGCGTCATCAGCTTTCGCGATATGAAGGATGTCGAGCATATGCTGGCGGCGGCCGACCGGGGCGGCAGCGCGGTGGTGATCGGCGGTGGGCTGCTTGGGCTGGAGGCTGCACACGGGCTCAGCTTGCGCGGCATGAAGGTGACCGTGCTGCACATCATGCCGACGCTGATGGAGCGGCAACTGGACGAAGCCGCCGGCTGGTTGCTGAAGACCGCGCTGGAGGCGCGCGGGCAGACGATCCTGACGGGGGCCGACACCGCCGCAATCGTTGGCGACGGCAGGGTCGAGGCGGTGCACCTGAAGGACGGGACGGTCATCCCCGCCGATCTGGTGGTGATGGCGGTCGGTATCCGCCCCTCGGTCGCACTGGCGCGCGAGACGGGGCTGGACGTCGGGCGCGGGATCAAGGTCGACGACCATATGGTGACGAGCGATCCTAACGTTCTGGCGGTCGGCGAATGTGTCGAGCATGACGGACAGGTCTATGGCCTCGTTGCGCCGCTGTGGGACATGTGTCGCGCGCTGGCCGACGGGCTGGTCGAGGCACCCAGCGGCTACAAGCCTGCTGCCACCTCGACCAAGCTCAAGGTAGCCGGGCTGGATGTGTTCTCCGCAGGTGATTTTTCGGGCGGCGACGGCGCGGAGGACATCGTGCTGCGCGACGCCTCGCGCGGCATCTACAAGCGGGTGGTGGTCAGGGACGACCGGATCGTCGGTGCGGTGCTCTATGGCGATACCGCCGATGGCAACTGGTATTTCGACTTGCTCAAGAAGGGCGAGAGCGTTGCCGATATCCGCGACGCCCTGATCTTCGGTCAGGCCTTCGCCTCGGGAGGGGGGCAGGCGGACCCTAAGGCGGCCGTTGCGGCGCTTTCCGACGATGCGGAAATCTGCGGCTGCAACGGCGTGTCCAAGGGCAAGGTCTTCGCGTGCATCGATGGCGGCGCGCACAGCCTCGACGCGGTGCGATCGGGGTGCAAGGCGTCGGCGAGTTGCGGGTCGTGCACCGGTATCGTCGAGAGCCTGCTGGCGCTCAGGCTGGGCGGCGAGGTCGAGGCAGGGCCGAAGACCATGTGCAAATGCACCAGCTTCGGCCATGACGACGTGCGTCGGGAGATCGTCGCGCAGGACATGCGCTCGATCCCCGAGGTGATGCAGAAGCTGCACTGGTCGACGCCCGACGGCTGTTCGTCGTGCCGTCCGGCGCTCAACTATTATCTGCTTTGCGCGCTGCCGGGCGAGTATAAGGACGATCAGCAGAGCCGCTTCGTCAACGAGCGGATGCACGCCAACATCCAGAAGGACGGGACCTATTCGGTCGTGCCGCGCATGTGGGGTGGCCTGACCAACCCGACCGAACTGCGCGCGATCGCCGATGTGGTCGAGAAGTTCAACGCGCCGATGGTGAAGGTCACCGGCGGCCAGCGGCTCGACATCTTCGGGATCAAGAAGGAGGACCTGCCTGCCGTCTGGGCCGATCTGAACGCCGCCGGGATGGTCAGCGGCCATGCCTATGGCAAGTCGCTGCGCACGGTGAAGACCTGTGTCGGCAGCGAATGGTGCCGCTTCGGCACGCAGGATTCGACTGGCTTGGGCGTCAAGATCGAGCGCGCGACCTGGGGGTCGTGGATGCCGCACAAGTTCAAGATCGCCGTGTCGGGCTGCCCCCGCAATTGCGCCGAGGCGACGATCAAGGATTTCGGCATCGTGTGTGTCGACAGCGGCTATGAGCTGCATGTCGGCGGCAATGGCGGGATCAAGGTCCGTGCCACTGACCTGCTCTGCAAGGTCGCGACCGAGGCGGAGGCGATGGAGATGTGCGCTGCCTTCATCCAGCTCTATCGCGAGGAGGCACGCTATCTTGAGCGGACCGCACCTTGGATCGAGCGGGTCGGGCTGACCTACATCCAGTCGCGGCTGCTGCCCGATGCGGATGCGCGGGCCGAACTGGCGCGGCGATTCGTCCATTCGCAGCAATTCTCGCAGGACGATCCGTGGGCGGCGCGCGTCGCGGGCGAGGAGCGCGAAATCCATACGCCGATGGCGCGCTTTCAGCCCGTGGGAGAGATGGCATGA
- a CDS encoding nitrate/nitrite transporter, which yields MATAYWQDTQVEREGSDSFWNSGHKPTLIAAFLYFDLAFMVWVLLGPLAPDIALTLGLSPAQKGLMVAVPTLAGAVLRVVNGLAVDRIGPKRAGAISQIIVIAGLFVAWLLGVNSFGGTLALGVILGFAGASFAIALPLASRWYPPEHQGKAMGLAGMGNSGTVLAALFAPALAKLFGWNTVLGLACIPLTLVFFAYMVMAKDAPNAPAPRSLTAYLSPLKQADAWWLMGFYAVTFGGFVGLAASLPVYFTDQFGLSTIAAGYCTAACVFAGSLVRPMGGALADKVGGVKALTAVFAVAALALVGVSAAGSVEAALALFVLAMLALGTGNGAVFQLVPQRFAAEIGVMTGLVGMAGGVGGFYLASSLGLAKQWTGSFAPGFLIFAALSVLALGGLTLVKAGWRRRWATADGVRI from the coding sequence ATGGCAACGGCATATTGGCAAGACACGCAGGTTGAGCGCGAAGGCAGCGACAGTTTCTGGAACAGCGGGCACAAGCCGACGCTGATCGCCGCGTTCCTGTACTTCGACCTCGCGTTCATGGTGTGGGTGTTGCTCGGGCCGCTCGCGCCCGACATCGCACTGACGCTGGGGCTGTCGCCCGCGCAGAAGGGGCTGATGGTCGCGGTGCCTACGCTGGCGGGCGCGGTGCTGCGGGTCGTCAATGGCCTTGCGGTCGATCGGATCGGGCCGAAGCGCGCCGGGGCGATCAGCCAGATCATCGTCATCGCCGGCCTGTTCGTCGCGTGGCTGCTGGGCGTAAACAGCTTTGGCGGCACGCTGGCGCTGGGCGTGATCCTCGGCTTTGCCGGCGCGTCCTTCGCTATCGCCCTGCCGCTTGCGAGCCGCTGGTATCCGCCGGAGCATCAGGGCAAGGCGATGGGCCTCGCCGGCATGGGCAATTCGGGCACGGTGCTGGCCGCATTGTTTGCGCCTGCGCTCGCCAAGCTGTTCGGCTGGAACACCGTGCTGGGCCTGGCCTGCATTCCGCTGACCCTCGTCTTCTTCGCCTATATGGTGATGGCGAAGGACGCGCCGAATGCACCCGCGCCGCGTTCGCTGACCGCCTATCTCAGCCCCCTGAAGCAGGCCGACGCCTGGTGGCTGATGGGCTTCTATGCCGTGACCTTCGGCGGGTTCGTCGGGTTGGCGGCCAGCCTGCCGGTCTACTTCACCGATCAATTCGGGCTCTCGACGATCGCGGCCGGCTATTGCACCGCCGCCTGCGTCTTTGCCGGGTCGCTGGTGCGGCCGATGGGCGGGGCGCTGGCCGACAAGGTCGGCGGCGTGAAGGCGCTGACCGCCGTGTTCGCGGTCGCTGCGCTGGCGCTGGTGGGAGTGAGTGCGGCGGGCAGCGTCGAGGCGGCACTGGCGCTGTTCGTGCTGGCCATGCTGGCGCTCGGCACCGGCAACGGCGCGGTGTTCCAGCTGGTGCCGCAGCGTTTTGCCGCCGAGATCGGCGTAATGACCGGACTGGTCGGCATGGCCGGCGGGGTCGGTGGCTTCTACCTCGCCTCGTCGCTCGGCCTCGCCAAGCAATGGACGGGGAGCTTTGCGCCCGGCTTCCTGATCTTCGCCGCGCTGTCGGTCCTCGCGCTGGGCGGACTGACGCTGGTCAAGGCCGGCTGGCGCCGCCGCTGGGCGACCGCCGACGGCGTGCGGATCTGA